The following are from one region of the Candidatus Trichorickettsia mobilis genome:
- a CDS encoding YbaB/EbfC family nucleoid-associated protein, with protein MVNLNQFVKQAQTMQKKMQEMQEQMAGKEYEGKSGGGLVAIKINGRGECLMVHIDKSLIKEEEKEILEDLVVAAFNDAKQKFDSESQDSLSNTFGGLSLPPGFKMPF; from the coding sequence ATGGTTAATTTAAATCAATTTGTAAAACAAGCGCAAACTATGCAAAAGAAAATGCAGGAAATGCAAGAGCAGATGGCTGGTAAAGAGTATGAGGGAAAATCCGGCGGAGGGTTGGTAGCGATCAAGATCAACGGTCGTGGAGAATGCTTAATGGTACATATTGATAAATCTCTTATTAAAGAAGAAGAAAAAGAGATTTTAGAAGATTTGGTAGTTGCTGCTTTTAATGACGCTAAACAAAAATTTGATAGCGAATCACAAGATTCATTATCAAATACCTTCGGTGGTTTAAGTTTGCCGCCGGGATTCA
- a CDS encoding SemiSWEET transporter: MTLILEYILIYQEFLGFTAAALGTISFVPQVIKIWKSRSVKDISFTMYIIYWISLILWLSYAIIIKSIPLIAAELSTLILVSMILIMKYLWK; this comes from the coding sequence ATGACTTTGATATTAGAATATATATTAATTTATCAAGAATTTTTAGGCTTTACTGCAGCAGCATTAGGCACCATTTCCTTTGTGCCACAAGTTATCAAAATATGGAAATCCCGTTCCGTAAAAGATATCTCATTTACAATGTATATAATTTATTGGATTAGTCTAATATTATGGTTAAGCTACGCAATAATCATAAAATCAATACCTCTTATCGCAGCAGAACTATCAACTCTCATTTTGGTTTCTATGATTTTGATAATGAAGTACTTATGGAAGTAA
- a CDS encoding NAD(P)H-dependent oxidoreductase yields MKTINLMFLLLVITFSNITLAAEKLKTNNTKNMASHMHNKPKLLFLAGSARKDSVNKMLAHNAFEIAKAAGADVTFINLKDYPLPIYDGDLESKQGLPKKAIALKKIFADHDAIFIASPEYNSSISPLLKNTLDWVSRSNEENEPANRVYNNKVVALGSASPGGLGGGRGLVPLQMMLSNIGVIILPKKISISKAYDKFNKEGLLINVENYQELTAVVMDFIRITTAIKNSL; encoded by the coding sequence ACTATCAACTTAATGTTTTTGCTACTAGTTATAACTTTTTCTAATATTACCTTGGCTGCAGAAAAATTAAAGACAAATAATACTAAAAATATGGCAAGTCATATGCACAATAAACCTAAATTACTATTCTTAGCAGGAAGTGCTCGCAAAGATTCTGTAAATAAAATGCTTGCACATAATGCTTTTGAAATTGCTAAGGCTGCAGGAGCTGATGTAACCTTTATTAATTTAAAGGATTATCCATTACCAATTTATGATGGCGATCTGGAATCAAAACAAGGTCTACCTAAAAAAGCTATTGCACTTAAAAAAATATTTGCTGACCATGATGCAATTTTTATTGCATCACCAGAATATAACAGTTCAATCTCACCGTTGTTAAAAAACACTTTAGATTGGGTATCTAGGAGTAACGAAGAAAATGAACCTGCTAATAGAGTTTACAACAATAAAGTAGTAGCTCTAGGCTCTGCTTCTCCTGGTGGCTTAGGCGGTGGGCGAGGTCTTGTCCCTTTACAAATGATGTTGAGTAATATTGGTGTGATTATATTGCCTAAGAAAATTAGTATTTCAAAAGCATATGATAAGTTTAACAAAGAAGGTTTGCTGATTAATGTTGAAAATTATCAAGAACTTACAGCGGTAGTGATGGATTTTATTCGTATAACTACGGCTATAAAGAATAGCTTATGA